The following is a genomic window from Sphingobacterium spiritivorum.
AAAACCTGATTAGCAGTAGCTGAGATCTGAGTTTCGGTAACTCTGTCTTTAAATTTATCATTCACAGCCGCATCACCGATCTGCAGAGACACTTTGCCAGGCATATCTACTAAATTGAAGAAGCGAAGACCAGCCGGTTTATCCGTTGCCGGTGCAAGAGTGATCTTTTTATCTTCCGTAATAAAGTGTTTTGCTTTATCTTTTGTACCATAAGTAAAGGAAGAATAATAAACACTGTCTTTCACTGCAAATGTAGTATCGACCAATGTTTTAGGATCCTGAGTTCCTTTTACAATAATATTGCGGTTTCCTGTGAATAGTCCGACCCAATCATAACCTTTATACATTAATGGAAAATACGGATTCTGGACAGCACGCTGATCAGCATAATAAACAATGCCCTGAGCATCTGAAAATCCATTGATCATAGTCAGACCGCAAGCAGGAATGTCAATATAATTGTTATCATCGTCTTTCAGACAGCTGCTAAGTAAAAAGCTACTTAATACAAAGCAGATCATTAGATAAAATGTATTTTTTTTCATGTTTTCTAAAGTTTAGATTTCCGTTTACCGGAATTCAGTTATTTTTTCTCTTTTGGAATATAAAACGAAACGAAGAATCGAAAAGCTACAGATTTTTTAAATTTTTATATTTATTTCATTTTTTAAAGATGTAAATTGCTAAAGAATAGTTTGTTAAGAGTAAGTTCGGTGCTTTTCAGAATATCGCGAATGTTCAAATTGATAAGATAAATTTATCATGTTCGGTAATCAGGAATACGAACAGGAAAGCAACAAACATTTAAGCATTTCAATGGTTTTAACATAAAAGAAAATATTATGGCTATAATTGATCAAATTACTACTTACCTCGGCACTGAAGCTGATGAATTACTCCGTTATGAGAGTAAAGCTGTTGCCAAAGATATACTTCATCTGCCATCGCCCGATTTTATCGATCAGGTATATGGCATTTCTGACCGTAATCCGCAAACGATCCGCAGTCTGGGACAGCTTTTTGGACATGGACGTCTCGCAAATACCGGATATTTATCCATTTTACCGATTGATCAGGGTATAGAGCACAGTGCCGGGGCATCCTTTGCTGCAAATCCTTTATATTTTGATCCCGAAAATATTGTAAAACTCGCAATAGAAGGAGGTTGTAATGCCGTTGCCACTACGTTTGGTGTATTAGGCTCCGTTGCACGCCGATACGCACATAAGATCCCCTTTATTGTCAAGATAAATCATAATGAGTTATTGACGTATCCCAACAAAAGTGAGCAAATCCTCTATGGAACAGTTCGCGAAGCCTGGAATCTTGGAGCCGCGGCAGTAGGAGCAACAATATATTTCGGATCAGATGATTCAGGAAGACAGATTGTGGAAGTTGCAAAAGCGTTTGAGGAAGCTCATCGTCTGGGTATGGCGACCATCCTGTGGTGTTACCTGCGCAATGATGCCTTCAAGACCGGCGGAAAGGATTATCACCTTTCGGCAGATCTGACGGGGCAGGCCAATCATCTGGGAGTAACGATACAGGCAGATATCATTAAACAGAAACTACCGGAATTAAACGGAGGTTATCAGGTCCTCAATATGGGCAGCAGCAGCTATGGCAAGCTTGATGAACGCATGTATACCGAACTGGCTTCAGATCATCCTATTGATCTTTGCCGCTATCAGGTATTGAATTGCTTCTCCGGTCGTGCAGGACTTATCAACTCGGGAGGTGCATCAGGCAAAAATGATTTTCCGGATGCAGTCAAAACTGCAGTTATCAATAAAAGAGCTGGAGGAACCGGATTGATATCCGGCAGAAAAGCGTTTCAAAGACCAATGAACGAAGGCATACAGCTTCTACATGCGATACAGGATGTATATCTTTCTGAGGACATTACGATAGCTTAAGTAAATAGCTGGTTTATATAAGCAAAACGTTCAAATCCCCTGATTCACGATCAGGGGATTTCTATTCTTTAATCCTATCTCTGATCTTTACCGGAGTATCTTCATCGCCAGATGAAAACCATTAACAAATCCGGATAACTACGATTATTACGGTTAAAGGCCTACATTTTTCAATATAACATATAATGCAGATTACTATTATATAAAGAATGATACAAAAGCATTCCCATACGGAAGGTTGACTTTCTGTTAAAATTATTATCTTCACGTCCGGAAAATAAGGAACACACATGTCAAATAAAACCAATGCTGTCCGGATGCTGGATCAGCTTAAGGTCCATTATGAATTACGCGAATATGATGTAGACGAAGACGATTTAAGTGCTGGTCATGTCGCAGAATCATTGGGTCTCGATCCTAAATCATTATATAAAACCTTAGTTTTAAAAGGGAATACTGGAGGATATCTTGTCGCGGTAATTCCGGGAGATACACAACTTGATCTTAAGAAAATAGCGAAGGCTTCCGGTAATAAGAATTGCGAAATGATCCCTGTAAAAGATATACAGACACTGA
Proteins encoded in this region:
- a CDS encoding class I fructose-bisphosphate aldolase, which gives rise to MAIIDQITTYLGTEADELLRYESKAVAKDILHLPSPDFIDQVYGISDRNPQTIRSLGQLFGHGRLANTGYLSILPIDQGIEHSAGASFAANPLYFDPENIVKLAIEGGCNAVATTFGVLGSVARRYAHKIPFIVKINHNELLTYPNKSEQILYGTVREAWNLGAAAVGATIYFGSDDSGRQIVEVAKAFEEAHRLGMATILWCYLRNDAFKTGGKDYHLSADLTGQANHLGVTIQADIIKQKLPELNGGYQVLNMGSSSYGKLDERMYTELASDHPIDLCRYQVLNCFSGRAGLINSGGASGKNDFPDAVKTAVINKRAGGTGLISGRKAFQRPMNEGIQLLHAIQDVYLSEDITIA
- the ybaK gene encoding Cys-tRNA(Pro) deacylase, which gives rise to MSNKTNAVRMLDQLKVHYELREYDVDEDDLSAGHVAESLGLDPKSLYKTLVLKGNTGGYLVAVIPGDTQLDLKKIAKASGNKNCEMIPVKDIQTLTGYIRGGCSPIGMKKAFPTYIEQSVREQTSISISAGKRGLQIILSPQDLVKVTNARYAELI
- a CDS encoding DUF4397 domain-containing protein — translated: MKKNTFYLMICFVLSSFLLSSCLKDDDNNYIDIPACGLTMINGFSDAQGIVYYADQRAVQNPYFPLMYKGYDWVGLFTGNRNIIVKGTQDPKTLVDTTFAVKDSVYYSSFTYGTKDKAKHFITEDKKITLAPATDKPAGLRFFNLVDMPGKVSLQIGDAAVNDKFKDRVTETQISATANQVFVSQASGTFKLSVKDETGTVLVSRDGIKLDPDNYYSIILVGKKDNTNTPLYIGVVKQAVN